The following proteins are co-located in the Microbacterium sp. Clip185 genome:
- a CDS encoding alpha/beta hydrolase gives MATPTIVLVHGAFADAASWAPVTRELLDRGYDVRVPPVYNRSLGEDAASIKAFVETIDGDVVLAGHSYGGAVITVAGEAANVAALVYVSGYVLEVGESLGQLQGGFPDSELAANLVYTPYPVPGSDEPGTDVSVAIAAFPEVFAAGVDLARAQVLAVSQRPLSAAAFSEPATFAAWKTKPAWGIVSSEDHTINPEVERFGYTRAGLRGIVELAAPHLAMQSHPNEVADLIETAVSEVTAS, from the coding sequence GTGGCCACACCCACCATCGTCCTGGTGCACGGCGCGTTCGCCGACGCCGCCAGCTGGGCACCTGTCACTCGTGAGCTGCTGGATCGCGGCTACGACGTGCGCGTTCCCCCCGTCTACAACCGGAGCCTCGGCGAGGATGCCGCATCCATCAAGGCGTTCGTCGAGACGATCGACGGCGACGTCGTGCTCGCCGGGCACTCTTACGGCGGAGCCGTCATCACCGTCGCCGGAGAAGCCGCGAACGTCGCCGCGCTCGTCTACGTCTCGGGCTACGTGCTCGAGGTCGGCGAGAGCCTCGGCCAGCTGCAGGGCGGCTTCCCCGACTCCGAGCTCGCCGCCAACCTCGTCTACACGCCGTACCCGGTGCCCGGCAGCGACGAGCCCGGAACGGACGTCTCGGTGGCGATCGCCGCGTTCCCCGAGGTCTTCGCTGCGGGCGTGGACCTCGCGCGCGCCCAGGTGCTCGCCGTCTCGCAGCGCCCACTGTCGGCGGCGGCCTTCTCGGAGCCCGCGACCTTCGCCGCGTGGAAGACCAAGCCGGCGTGGGGCATCGTCTCGAGCGAGGACCACACCATCAACCCCGAGGTCGAGCGCTTCGGTTACACGCGCGCCGGACTCCGCGGCATCGTGGAGCTTGCCGCGCCCCACCTCGCGATGCAGAGCCACCCGAACGAGGTGGCCGATCTCATCGAGACGGCGGTGAGCGAAGTCACCGCGTCCTGA
- a CDS encoding DedA family protein has product MHSIALIPWLSPETIIAAAGPWALAVVCFIVFAETGLLIGFLLPGDTLLIISGLLSHSSDVAPNGVFGVNVWIVALLIGLAAFVGGEVGYLIGHKGGPAIFERKESGLFSKKNVERTNAFFERFGGLTVIFARFVPIVRTFAPVAAGVGHMPWRKYSLYNLIGAILWGFGLTMIGFLVGYIPWVAHIVTEYIDIILIGVVAITAAVTLWHYFRERAKVKKEQRDEAVSGE; this is encoded by the coding sequence GTGCACTCCATCGCCCTCATCCCCTGGCTCTCCCCCGAGACGATCATCGCGGCGGCCGGCCCGTGGGCTCTCGCCGTGGTCTGCTTCATCGTGTTCGCCGAGACGGGGCTGCTCATCGGCTTCCTGCTGCCCGGCGACACGCTGCTCATCATCTCCGGACTGCTCTCGCACTCCTCGGATGTGGCGCCCAACGGTGTCTTCGGCGTCAACGTCTGGATCGTGGCCCTGCTGATCGGTCTCGCCGCCTTCGTGGGTGGCGAGGTGGGCTACCTGATCGGCCACAAGGGCGGGCCGGCGATCTTCGAGCGCAAAGAGTCGGGACTGTTCAGCAAGAAGAACGTCGAGCGAACCAATGCGTTCTTCGAGCGCTTCGGCGGGCTGACCGTCATCTTCGCCCGGTTCGTTCCCATCGTGCGCACCTTCGCGCCCGTCGCCGCCGGCGTCGGCCACATGCCGTGGCGCAAGTACAGCCTGTACAACCTCATCGGCGCGATCCTCTGGGGCTTCGGGCTCACGATGATCGGGTTCCTGGTCGGCTACATCCCCTGGGTCGCCCACATCGTCACCGAGTACATCGACATCATCCTCATCGGTGTCGTGGCGATCACGGCGGCCGTCACGCTGTGGCACTACTTCCGCGAGCGCGCGAAGGTCAAGAAGGAGCAGCGCGACGAGGCCGTCTCGGGCGAGTAA
- the ku gene encoding non-homologous end joining protein Ku, with amino-acid sequence MRSIWKGAVAFGLVNVPVKVYSATEDHDVSLHQVHAADGGRIRYQRVCELDGEVVPYADIDRAYDDGDRTVVLTKEDLESLPAEKSREISVVEFVPSDQVDLLTLDKAYYLEPDSSSPKAYVLLRRTLEQTDRTAIVQFSLRQKTRLAALRVRGDVLVLQTLLWADEVREASFPSLDEDVKISAKELELSAALVDSFSSDFDPTEFRDEYQEQLRTLIEAKLEKGESVDTSATFGEESDEKDGGEVIDLMAALRASVERSRASKKDSSSTTDEKPASKRKKSSKAS; translated from the coding sequence ATGAGGTCGATATGGAAGGGCGCCGTGGCATTCGGGCTCGTGAACGTGCCGGTGAAGGTGTACTCCGCCACGGAGGATCACGACGTCTCGCTGCATCAGGTGCACGCGGCGGATGGCGGCCGCATCCGGTATCAGCGTGTCTGCGAGCTCGACGGAGAGGTCGTGCCGTACGCCGACATCGACCGGGCGTACGACGACGGCGACCGCACCGTGGTGCTCACGAAAGAGGACCTCGAGTCGTTGCCGGCGGAGAAGTCGCGGGAGATCTCGGTCGTCGAGTTCGTGCCGAGCGATCAGGTGGATCTGCTCACCCTCGACAAGGCCTACTACCTCGAGCCGGATTCCTCGTCGCCGAAGGCCTATGTGCTGCTGCGGCGCACGCTCGAGCAGACCGACCGCACCGCGATCGTGCAGTTCTCGCTGCGCCAGAAGACCCGGCTGGCCGCGCTGCGCGTACGCGGCGACGTGCTGGTGCTGCAGACGCTGCTGTGGGCCGACGAGGTGCGCGAGGCGTCCTTCCCGTCGCTCGATGAGGACGTGAAGATCTCCGCGAAGGAACTGGAGCTGTCGGCGGCGCTGGTCGACAGCTTCTCGTCCGACTTCGACCCCACCGAGTTCCGCGACGAGTATCAGGAGCAGCTGCGCACGCTGATCGAGGCGAAGCTCGAGAAGGGGGAGAGCGTCGACACCTCGGCCACGTTCGGCGAGGAGAGCGACGAGAAGGACGGCGGGGAGGTCATCGACCTCATGGCGGCCCTGCGCGCGAGCGTGGAGCGCAGTCGGGCGTCGAAGAAGGACTCGTCGTCGACGACCGACGAAAAGCCGGCGTCGAAGCGGAAGAAGAGTTCGAAGGCGTCGTGA
- a CDS encoding ATP-dependent DNA ligase codes for MSPREQTVDVEGRRIRVSHLDKVLYPAVGTTKAEVIDYYARIAPLLLPHLDGRPVTRKRWPDGVDTEPFFAKNLERGAPEWLRRQSIEHSTGTKDYVLVDDVPTLVWLAQTASLELHTPQWRFDADGHPSDPDRLVLDLDPGDDIDLPVVAEVARWARAILTDAGLVPFPVTSGSKGIHLYCALPAGQTSEAASALAKELARSLEADHPDLVVSSMSRALRPGKVFVDWSQNNGKKTTIAPYSLRGRARPTVAAPRTWEELDDPGLAQLDFIEVLARAEKDGDPLAALRPRRGSAGPLRTYISKRSADRTPEPVPSDPAADPASAGAPRFVIQEHHARRLHYDLRLEHDGVFVSWAVPKGVPETVKRNHLAVMTEDHPLSYGTFEGRIPAGEYGAGEVTIWDAGTYEAEKWRADEVIFTVTGRKGGPLGTARLALIRTDGEGEKSTWLLHRMKDHTAPVVASAAPWPDELSPSRLRPMLAENSTAGLAAAAARRWGEAWAEMKWDGVRALAFWDGERMLLRARSGTDITERYPELTADPGLGRAACILDGEIVALDERGRPSFPLLQSRMHLAKAAEIRREAERIPVHLHLFDVLALDGEDLTALPLRERRRRLEGLARDLNAPWVVPPVFDDLDAALEASTAFSLEGVMVKNPASVYRPGRRSDQWLKIKHVAMQEVVIGAIRPGRNGRGGIGSLLMGVPSPDGLRYVGRVGTGFSERELRRLDEVLQPLRTDASPFLDVPHADASDALWVRPEIVAEVGYAEVTPDGRLRQARWRGLRPDKKPDEVRDET; via the coding sequence ATGTCCCCGCGTGAGCAGACCGTCGACGTGGAGGGTCGCCGCATCCGCGTCAGCCACCTCGACAAGGTGCTCTACCCCGCCGTCGGCACCACCAAGGCGGAGGTCATCGACTACTACGCGCGGATCGCGCCCTTGCTGCTCCCCCACCTCGACGGGCGGCCCGTGACGCGCAAACGCTGGCCCGACGGCGTGGACACCGAGCCCTTCTTCGCGAAGAACCTCGAGCGCGGCGCCCCCGAGTGGCTGCGACGCCAGAGCATCGAGCACTCCACCGGCACGAAGGACTACGTGCTCGTCGACGACGTTCCGACCCTGGTGTGGCTCGCACAGACCGCGAGCCTCGAGTTGCACACGCCGCAGTGGCGCTTCGACGCCGACGGACACCCGTCGGATCCCGACCGACTGGTTCTCGACCTCGACCCCGGCGATGACATCGACCTGCCCGTCGTCGCCGAGGTCGCACGATGGGCGCGCGCGATACTCACGGATGCCGGGCTCGTACCGTTTCCCGTCACGAGCGGCAGCAAGGGCATCCATCTGTACTGCGCGCTCCCCGCGGGCCAGACGAGCGAGGCGGCGTCCGCGCTCGCAAAGGAGCTGGCCCGGTCGCTCGAGGCCGACCACCCCGACCTCGTCGTCAGCAGCATGTCGCGAGCGCTTCGTCCCGGCAAGGTGTTCGTCGACTGGTCGCAGAACAACGGCAAGAAGACGACCATCGCCCCGTACTCGCTGCGTGGCCGGGCACGACCCACGGTGGCGGCGCCGCGAACCTGGGAGGAACTGGACGACCCCGGCCTCGCGCAGCTCGATTTCATCGAGGTGCTCGCGCGCGCAGAGAAGGACGGCGACCCTCTCGCGGCGCTCCGCCCCCGCCGCGGGAGCGCCGGGCCGCTGCGCACCTACATCTCCAAGCGATCCGCCGACCGCACGCCCGAGCCGGTGCCCTCAGACCCGGCCGCCGATCCGGCGTCCGCCGGTGCGCCGCGCTTCGTCATCCAGGAGCATCACGCGAGGCGCCTGCACTACGACCTGCGCCTCGAACACGACGGCGTGTTCGTGAGCTGGGCCGTGCCCAAGGGTGTGCCCGAGACCGTGAAACGCAACCATCTCGCGGTCATGACCGAGGATCATCCGCTCTCCTACGGCACCTTCGAGGGCCGCATCCCCGCGGGCGAGTACGGCGCGGGCGAGGTGACGATCTGGGACGCCGGTACCTACGAGGCGGAGAAGTGGCGAGCGGACGAGGTCATCTTCACCGTGACCGGCCGGAAAGGCGGCCCCCTCGGCACCGCCCGGCTAGCCCTCATCCGCACCGATGGCGAGGGCGAGAAGTCGACGTGGCTCCTGCACCGGATGAAGGACCACACCGCGCCGGTCGTCGCATCCGCTGCACCCTGGCCGGACGAACTGTCGCCCTCTCGACTGCGTCCGATGCTCGCCGAGAACTCCACCGCTGGTCTGGCGGCCGCGGCGGCGCGCCGGTGGGGCGAAGCGTGGGCGGAAATGAAGTGGGACGGCGTGCGCGCCCTCGCGTTCTGGGACGGCGAGCGGATGCTGCTGCGTGCCCGGAGCGGAACCGACATCACCGAGAGGTATCCCGAGCTCACCGCCGACCCCGGGCTCGGGCGTGCGGCCTGCATCCTCGACGGGGAGATCGTCGCCCTGGACGAGCGTGGACGGCCGAGCTTCCCCCTGCTGCAGTCGCGCATGCACCTCGCTAAGGCGGCGGAGATCCGGCGCGAGGCGGAACGGATCCCCGTGCACCTGCACCTGTTCGATGTCCTCGCCCTCGACGGCGAGGACCTCACCGCTCTGCCGCTGCGCGAGCGACGCAGACGCCTCGAGGGTCTCGCCCGCGACCTCAACGCACCCTGGGTCGTGCCGCCCGTGTTCGATGACCTGGATGCGGCGCTGGAGGCCAGTACCGCGTTCTCGCTCGAGGGGGTCATGGTCAAGAACCCGGCATCCGTGTACCGTCCGGGCCGGCGCAGCGACCAGTGGCTGAAGATCAAGCACGTCGCCATGCAGGAGGTCGTGATCGGTGCGATCCGCCCGGGTCGCAACGGTCGCGGCGGCATCGGATCGCTGCTCATGGGAGTGCCCTCCCCCGACGGACTTCGTTATGTCGGCCGGGTGGGGACGGGCTTCAGCGAGCGGGAGCTGCGCCGGCTCGACGAGGTGCTGCAGCCGCTGCGGACCGACGCGTCCCCCTTCCTCGATGTGCCGCACGCCGACGCGTCGGACGCGTTGTGGGTGCGCCCGGAGATCGTCGCCGAGGTCGGCTACGCCGAGGTCACGCCCGACGGCAGACTGCGACAGGCACGCTGGCGCGGACTCCGACCCGACAAGAAACCGGACGAGGTCCGAGACGAGACGTGA
- a CDS encoding cation diffusion facilitator family transporter, with translation MHDHAPASGVRGGSNRRLLSISLGITSTVFVVQVVGAILSGSLALLADAAHMLTDAAALVIALIASAVAARPANDRRTFGYQRAEVFGALANGVILLGLSLWVGVEAITRLINPAEAEVAGGLMLGVAAVGLIANAVAMWLLGAAQRTSINVRGAYLEVLGDLLGSVAVIVAAVVILLTGWLPADAIASLLIAAMIVPRAIGLLREVVSVLSEATPKGVEVDTIRAHILGTPGVVAVHDLHVWQLTRGAPVFTAHVVVDEEAYATGGAARILSDLQGCLATHFDVEHSTFQLEPADHVEHEAHA, from the coding sequence ATGCACGATCACGCGCCCGCATCCGGAGTCCGCGGCGGCAGCAACCGCCGCCTTCTCTCGATCTCGCTCGGGATCACCTCGACGGTGTTCGTCGTGCAGGTGGTCGGCGCGATCCTGTCCGGGTCGCTGGCGCTGCTCGCGGACGCCGCCCACATGCTGACGGATGCGGCGGCCCTCGTCATCGCGCTGATCGCCAGCGCTGTGGCGGCGCGCCCCGCCAACGACCGTCGCACCTTCGGATACCAGCGCGCGGAGGTGTTCGGCGCGCTCGCGAACGGCGTGATCCTTCTCGGGCTCTCGCTGTGGGTCGGTGTCGAAGCGATCACGCGGCTCATCAACCCTGCCGAGGCGGAGGTGGCCGGCGGGCTGATGCTCGGCGTCGCCGCGGTCGGCCTCATCGCCAATGCCGTCGCGATGTGGCTGCTGGGCGCGGCGCAGCGTACGAGCATCAACGTGCGCGGCGCGTATCTCGAAGTGCTGGGCGACCTGCTCGGCTCGGTCGCGGTCATCGTCGCGGCGGTCGTCATCCTGCTCACCGGCTGGCTGCCGGCCGACGCGATCGCGTCGCTGCTCATCGCCGCCATGATCGTGCCGCGCGCCATCGGCCTGCTGCGCGAAGTGGTCTCGGTGCTGAGCGAGGCGACCCCGAAGGGCGTCGAGGTCGACACGATCCGTGCCCACATCCTCGGGACGCCCGGCGTCGTCGCCGTCCATGACCTGCACGTCTGGCAGCTCACCCGCGGCGCTCCGGTGTTCACGGCGCACGTCGTGGTCGACGAAGAGGCCTATGCCACCGGAGGCGCAGCCCGCATCCTCAGCGATCTGCAGGGCTGCCTGGCCACGCACTTCGACGTCGAGCACTCGACCTTCCAGCTCGAGCCCGCCGATCACGTCGAGCACGAGGCGCACGCCTGA
- the rdgB gene encoding RdgB/HAM1 family non-canonical purine NTP pyrophosphatase, producing the protein MTDRVVLATHNPHKVEEFRHILQATRPDLTVIGYDGPEPVEDGVTFAANALIKARAAAAYTGLPALADDSGICVDVLGGAPGVFSAYWAGHRKDAAANLELLLDQLSDIADPHRTAQFVSTIALVMPGGAEHVVEGVWPGRLAPAADGAGGFGYDPIFIPDGQSGTERTVGQFSAAEKNAASHRARAFAELGPLLSEL; encoded by the coding sequence GTGACCGACCGCGTGGTGCTCGCCACGCACAACCCGCACAAGGTCGAGGAATTCCGCCACATCCTGCAGGCGACGCGTCCCGACCTCACCGTCATCGGCTACGACGGGCCGGAGCCCGTCGAGGACGGCGTGACCTTCGCCGCCAACGCGCTCATCAAGGCCCGTGCCGCGGCGGCCTACACGGGGCTTCCGGCGCTCGCCGACGACTCGGGCATCTGCGTCGACGTGCTCGGGGGAGCGCCGGGCGTGTTCTCCGCGTACTGGGCCGGACACCGCAAGGATGCCGCAGCCAACCTGGAGCTGCTGCTCGATCAGCTGTCCGACATCGCCGACCCGCACCGCACCGCGCAGTTCGTCTCCACGATCGCGCTCGTGATGCCCGGCGGTGCCGAGCACGTCGTCGAGGGCGTCTGGCCGGGCCGGCTCGCACCCGCCGCCGACGGTGCCGGTGGATTCGGGTACGACCCGATCTTCATCCCGGACGGCCAGTCCGGCACGGAGCGCACGGTGGGTCAGTTCTCGGCCGCCGAGAAGAACGCCGCCTCGCACCGCGCCCGCGCCTTCGCCGAGCTCGGACCGCTGCTCAGCGAGCTCTGA
- the rph gene encoding ribonuclease PH → MTDITRADGRTVSQLRPVTIERGWSSQAEGSALISFGNTKVLCTASFTNGVPRWLTGKGKGWITAEYAMLPRATNDRNDRESVKGKIGGRTHEISRLIGRALRAVVDTKALGENTIVIDCDVLQADGGTRTAAITGAYVALADAIEWGRRKKFIGQKAQVLFDSVSAVSVGIIDGEPMLDLAYVEDVRAETDMNVVVTGRGLFVEVQGTAEGAPFDKRELDALLELAVAGCGELSQAQAAALAAGADA, encoded by the coding sequence ATGACCGACATCACCCGCGCCGATGGGCGCACCGTCTCGCAGCTGCGTCCCGTGACGATCGAGCGCGGCTGGTCGAGCCAGGCCGAGGGTTCCGCACTCATCTCCTTCGGCAACACGAAGGTGCTGTGCACCGCGTCGTTCACGAACGGCGTGCCCCGGTGGCTCACGGGCAAGGGCAAGGGGTGGATCACGGCTGAGTACGCGATGCTGCCGCGCGCCACGAACGACCGCAACGACCGCGAGAGCGTCAAGGGAAAGATCGGCGGCCGCACGCACGAGATCTCCCGCCTCATCGGCCGGGCGCTGCGCGCGGTCGTCGACACGAAGGCCCTGGGTGAGAACACGATCGTCATCGACTGCGACGTGCTGCAGGCCGACGGCGGCACGCGCACGGCGGCCATCACGGGCGCGTACGTCGCCCTCGCGGATGCGATCGAGTGGGGCCGTCGCAAGAAGTTCATCGGCCAGAAGGCGCAGGTGCTCTTCGACTCCGTCTCGGCGGTCTCGGTCGGCATCATCGACGGTGAGCCGATGCTCGACCTCGCGTACGTCGAGGACGTGCGCGCCGAGACCGACATGAACGTCGTCGTCACCGGACGCGGGCTCTTCGTCGAGGTGCAGGGCACCGCCGAGGGGGCGCCGTTCGACAAGCGCGAGCTCGACGCCCTGCTGGAGCTGGCGGTCGCCGGATGCGGCGAGCTGAGCCAGGCGCAGGCAGCTGCGCTCGCAGCGGGAGCCGACGCGTGA
- the murI gene encoding glutamate racemase, whose translation MNDAPIGIFDSGVGGLTVARAISQLLPRESLLYIGDTARSPYGPKPIADVRRYSLEILDTLVEQGVKMLVIACNTASAAVLRDARERYDVPVVEVIGPAVRTALATTRNSRIGVIGTTGTIGSGAYQDMLEVNPNVTVFAQACPRFVDFVEAGVTGSPEVLQVAEDYLAPLRHAGVDTLVLGCTHYPFLEGAISYVMGEGTSLVSSDTETAKDVYRQLVSRDLLAGPDAVAQHVYEATGSSADDFIQLAHRLMGREVRQVQLVQTGTIDLPRTTAS comes from the coding sequence GTGAACGACGCGCCGATCGGGATCTTCGACTCCGGAGTGGGTGGTCTGACCGTCGCCCGCGCGATCTCGCAGCTGCTGCCGCGCGAATCGCTGCTCTACATCGGCGACACTGCGCGCTCGCCCTACGGCCCGAAGCCCATCGCGGATGTGCGTCGGTATTCGCTCGAGATCCTCGACACGCTCGTGGAGCAGGGCGTGAAGATGCTCGTGATCGCCTGCAACACGGCGTCGGCCGCGGTGCTCCGGGATGCGCGTGAGCGCTACGACGTGCCCGTGGTCGAGGTCATCGGCCCCGCCGTGCGCACCGCGCTCGCGACGACTCGCAACAGCCGCATCGGCGTCATCGGCACGACGGGAACGATCGGATCCGGTGCTTACCAGGACATGCTCGAGGTGAACCCGAACGTCACCGTGTTCGCGCAGGCCTGCCCCCGGTTCGTCGACTTCGTCGAGGCGGGTGTCACCGGCTCTCCCGAGGTGCTGCAGGTGGCCGAGGACTATCTCGCACCCCTGCGTCACGCCGGCGTCGACACGCTCGTGCTCGGCTGCACGCACTACCCCTTCCTCGAGGGGGCTATCAGCTACGTCATGGGTGAGGGCACCAGTCTCGTCTCGAGCGACACCGAGACGGCCAAGGACGTCTACCGTCAGCTCGTGTCCCGCGATCTGCTGGCAGGGCCCGACGCCGTGGCCCAGCACGTCTACGAGGCGACGGGCTCGTCGGCCGACGACTTCATCCAGCTCGCGCACCGCCTCATGGGGCGCGAGGTGCGTCAGGTGCAGCTCGTGCAGACCGGCACGATCGATCTTCCCCGCACGACCGCGTCCTGA
- a CDS encoding nicotinate phosphoribosyltransferase — MPETTSLLTDRYELTMIEAALRDGTASRPTVFELFARRLAGGRRFGVVAGTGRLLSLLREFRFGDDELRYLRDNRVVDADTLATLADFRFTGSISGYREGELYFPGSPVLTVEGSFLEAVILETLALSVLNHDSAVATAAARMSLAAGDRPLAEMGSRRAGERSAVAAARAAYIAGFGATSNLEAGRTWGIPTMGTAAHAWTLLHEREEDAFRAQIAAQGLGTTLLVDTYDIERGVETAIRVAGTGLGGVRIDSGDLPVVAARVRAQLDALGATGTRITVTSDLDEYALAALAASPVDAYGVGTSVVTGSGTPTAGMVYKLVARQDADGTWVGVAKASAEKTSTGGRKSAFRGLRDGIAEAELIRIDESESPAELADARALQVPLVQRGEIDASHEGSEGVHAARSHHLAVRRELPLAAHGLSRSDPAIPTRYV; from the coding sequence ATGCCCGAGACCACCTCGCTGCTCACCGACCGCTACGAGCTGACCATGATCGAGGCGGCGCTGCGCGACGGCACCGCCTCGCGTCCCACGGTCTTCGAGCTCTTCGCCCGCCGTCTGGCGGGAGGACGCCGCTTCGGCGTGGTCGCGGGGACCGGCCGGCTGCTGTCGCTGCTGCGTGAGTTCCGCTTCGGCGACGACGAGCTGCGCTACCTGCGCGACAACCGCGTGGTGGATGCGGACACTCTCGCCACCCTCGCCGACTTCCGCTTCACCGGATCGATCTCCGGATATCGCGAGGGTGAGCTGTACTTTCCCGGCTCCCCCGTGCTGACCGTCGAAGGCAGCTTCCTCGAGGCCGTGATCCTGGAGACCCTCGCCCTCAGCGTGCTCAACCACGACTCCGCCGTCGCCACCGCGGCCGCGCGGATGTCGCTGGCCGCCGGCGACCGACCACTGGCCGAGATGGGCTCGCGGCGAGCCGGCGAGCGATCGGCCGTCGCCGCCGCGCGCGCCGCATACATCGCCGGCTTCGGTGCGACGAGCAACCTGGAGGCGGGTCGCACCTGGGGCATCCCCACGATGGGCACCGCCGCGCACGCATGGACGCTGCTCCACGAGCGCGAAGAGGACGCCTTCCGCGCGCAGATCGCCGCCCAGGGACTCGGCACGACGCTGCTCGTGGACACCTATGACATCGAGCGGGGCGTCGAGACGGCGATCCGCGTGGCAGGCACGGGGCTCGGCGGGGTGCGCATCGACTCGGGCGACCTGCCCGTCGTCGCCGCTCGGGTGCGGGCGCAGCTGGACGCGCTCGGCGCCACCGGCACGCGCATCACCGTCACGAGCGACCTCGATGAGTACGCGCTCGCGGCACTCGCCGCCTCCCCCGTGGACGCCTACGGCGTCGGCACCTCCGTTGTCACCGGCTCGGGCACCCCCACCGCGGGGATGGTCTACAAGCTGGTCGCGCGTCAGGATGCCGACGGCACCTGGGTCGGGGTCGCCAAAGCGTCCGCCGAGAAGACCTCGACGGGTGGGCGGAAGTCTGCCTTCCGAGGGCTGCGCGACGGAATCGCCGAGGCTGAGCTCATCCGCATCGACGAGTCGGAATCACCGGCCGAACTCGCCGACGCGCGAGCACTGCAGGTCCCGCTCGTTCAACGCGGCGAGATCGACGCCTCCCACGAAGGGTCCGAGGGTGTGCACGCGGCACGATCCCACCACCTCGCGGTCCGCAGGGAGCTGCCGCTCGCGGCGCACGGCCTCAGCCGGTCGGATCCGGCGATTCCCACCCGCTATGTGTGA
- a CDS encoding DUF3039 domain-containing protein, whose product MSTPADSPDQGGLATLDRELEELIREETIEPGDHERFSHYVKKEKILESAITGKPVRALCGKKWTPGRDPEKFPVCPSCKEIYESLQQ is encoded by the coding sequence ATGAGCACCCCTGCCGACAGCCCCGACCAGGGCGGCCTCGCCACCCTCGACCGCGAGCTCGAAGAGCTCATCCGCGAAGAGACCATCGAGCCCGGCGATCATGAGCGCTTCTCGCACTACGTGAAGAAGGAGAAGATCCTCGAGTCCGCCATCACGGGCAAGCCCGTGCGCGCGCTGTGCGGCAAGAAGTGGACGCCGGGCCGCGATCCGGAGAAGTTCCCGGTCTGCCCGTCATGCAAGGAGATCTACGAGTCGCTGCAGCAGTGA